The nucleotide window CAGCTCACGCACCTTGGCGTTCTCGGTGGCGTCCTTTTCGGTGATGACTCGTGCTTGTTCATATATAGCTTTTAGGTTCTGACGATCGATGTCATTTAACTTTTCGTTCGACACTTGGTTCGATAAAGATTGGACGAGCGTGTAAAAGGAACTTCCCATTTGTTCTTGTAATGTCTTGAGTTGAAAGCGGCTCATGCTCGGTTTCTCGTCATTATATTTGCGGCGGATAAAGGTGCTTAGTTCGTCATAAACCTTTTGCTCGTCAGCTGACAAAGACACGGTGGTCGTCTGGGCTTTTCGCTTCGTGAATTGCACATCCACATTGTTTCGTTTATTTCGAATCATCACATCCGAGAGCAGTCGTTTCAGTTGGTCCACGTTTTTAGCTTCCATGCCTTGGTTGTCCTCGACAAATTGTTTCTTGAAATAACGATACGTTTTAAGCTGCCCCGGTTTTAATAGTGTGATGAGATTGTACAGCTCTTCGAGGTTGTTTTGCACTGGTGTTGCCGTTAGCAGGAAAATATATTTTTTGTAAATTTCATTGATAAATTGCCAGGCAAGGGTATTGCGGTTTTTGAGATGATGGGCTTCATCGACGATCACTAAGTCGTATTGGACATTAGTGATTGCGCTGCGATGGTTTTTTCGCTTTGCGGTCGCCAGCGATGCAATCACTTTCGGGAATTCGGCCCAAGCTTTATCTCCTTGTTTTTTAAAAGCAGGGGAATCTGCACGGATAAAGTCTTGATTGAACTTGCGTTTCATTTCATCTTCCCATTGCTGTACGAGGGATGGTGGGCACAAAATAAGAATTTTATTGGCTAAGCCTCTCATGATGTATTCTTGCATGGCGATTCCGGCTTCGATGGTTTTGCCCAAACCGACTTCATCACATAGGAGCGCGCGCCCTTTGAAACGATTCATGACGGATTTTACCGTGTTCGTTTGATACTCAAAAATTTCCAAATCACGCAAATGAGGCAAGCTGATGAGACTGTCTTGGTCATTATTGGAATCAGATTTAAATTGCTGCGCAATCTTGTAGAGATCAAACCATTTATCATCGCTTTGTTCGAAGTTGCTTAAAGCATCCAAAACTTCATGTGTGCGTTCTTTCGTTTCAAGCGGGAGGTCGTATTGATTGATCGGTTCCCAGGATGGGGCAGGGGGCATCGTAATCTTGATTTTTTCTTGATCCATCTGCTCAATCAATAAGTAATGGCTATCATAATGGTTAAAAAAACCCTTGATCCCTCTTCCTTGAATCGTTTGATCATCCCAATGAATGGTAAATTCACGCTCGGCGTCATTGTCATTTATAAATAAATAGGTTTGTTTTTTAGCGTCCGTGTCCGGACTGATGGCTCGGAAAAAAGTGAGCAATCTCTCATCCATTTCGAGCGCGTTAAGTTCCAATAATTCTTTATTCAGCTGAAATAGATAGGGTTGGATCGCGATCACTTCCCTTGTGAAATATAGAAAAGAAAACTACTTTCTATTCTATCAAAATATTTCCGCGTTGGGAATTTGTTGTTTAACCACATTATAAGAAAAAAAGAGCGATTGGGGGGTTCGGAAAGTGTTTCACCTCGAAAGACCGAAGTATCACCTTTTCATTTGGCTCCTTCATCACAATATCAGCAAGTCTTCCACTTCAGCCCACGTTTGAGCTTGAGCCAGCTGTTGTTGAAGTTTTTTTAGCGATTCAAGGTTATCAATGGCGTTCATTTTTTCAGAAACAGCATCCATGGAATGGTCAGGGAATTTTAATCTTAGAAGCATGATTGTAGATTCGGTAACTTCTTCTTTTCGACCTTCTAGTTGGCCTTCCTGTCGACCTTCCACCCACCCCTCTTTTCGTGCTTCTTTCTCCCTGATTTCCGAGTCAATGCGGGCAGACTCATCATCCAACACTCGTTTAAGCCGGCCTTCATAGGCAAGCCATTCTTCCTGCGAAGCACTTAACGTTTCCCAGTTTTGAAACGCATTCCGAAGGTTTTCATCTTCCATGGCGATCTCCTCCAATTCTTTATAAATATCTTCATAGACCTTGTTTTTGCGATGATCGACAATCCCTAAGAGCAACAGCCAGCGAGCCAACATGTCATTCCACGGATCTAATTTGTCTTCCTTCCAAGCACGAATCAGCTTTGGCATTTCGAGAAAGTGAAATTCCATAACGTCCGTTAACAGTGTATTATCATGGTCTTCATACAGGCGATAGGAAGTATGGAAGCGATCCGTTTCCTTGAATAAATCAAAATTCATGATGTTGATCGCGATCACCGGTTGTAACTGAGTATATGACATGCGTCTTGTCAGTTGCTTTTGGTACAATCCCGACCAATAGTATAACGATCTTTTCACCATATCGTATTGGTTTGTAAACTGAATTTCAATGTTAACCTACTCATTGGCATCTGTGACGGCAACGATATCAAGGCGTGACGCTTTGCCCCGGTGGTAAGCGCCCGTTAACACCCCGATTCGTTCAACTAACCATCAGAGGAAAACCACCTCTGATGCAAGTTTCACTTTATCTTCTTCGTAATTCGCAGTTTTTTCCACATTCGCGAACGAGATTTCTTTAATGCGATGGTGTTCGTTGCGCTGAAGGACAGCATTTAAGAAAATAACGGTGATCTCCTTATTTTTCTCACTTCCGAACAATTGTTTAAAACTTTTAGATCCATCAATCGATGAAGGGGCACACGTTTCAGCAGTTTTGGACGCATGTTTATTCTCCTGTCGTTTCTTTTCATTATACCAAATATGTAGCATCTTAAGTTTATCTTTTTTTAAAAATGGGCTGTCCATAAAACAGCTACTGCCAGTAGTAATAAAACGGATTTTTTGATAGTTTAGTTTTAATAGACTTTATGCGGAAGGAAAGAATGCGCATGGTTAACATAAGTTATAAAGAATTTATAGACGAAACCAGATTGCGGTTGGACGATTTTTCGAAAGAGGATCTTCAAACCCTCATCTTGCAATGGGCAAGTGACGAGCGCCCGTCTAATCGGGAAGCTTTTTTGACCAAGTTGACCGTCGAAAAAGAAGGGAAAACATCGGTCAGTTACGCAGATGACGCTCTGATAGAAGATATTGAAACATTTGCCGAAAGAGTGGACACAGGGGAATATGTGGATGGGTTTGGCTGGGACCCTGAAATCATGGATGAAAGAGAGTTTGGCGATGAAAGCTGGGCCGAGGAAATGGACGATTTTTTTCTGGAAGCAAGAGAATTTCTGAGGCAGAGTAATTATGAGGTCGCCGAAGAGGCATACAAAAAATTGTTCGAGGTGTTGGAAATGGGAGAGGAAGGGTCCCTGCCCGGCGATTTTCATCCCGAGAATATGCTGGATGTAGACGTGAGTGAGCATCGTGCGCTTTACTTCCGCTCGGTTTATATGAATGCCGAAGCGGAAGAACGGGTACATAGGATGTATGATGCCATGGTCGATGACACTTATTTGGAATCCGGAACTAAGATAAAAGACGTCAGAGATTCGTTAGATGCACCATTGCCGGACTTTCAATCATTTCTCTCAGAATGGACGGAACTTCTAATGGAAAATCCGCCATCATACGTAAGCGAGTTGCTCAGGGAAGCTGTTTTCCTAAAAGGTGGCATTTCGGCAATCTCTGAATTTGCAAAAGGACATGCTAAACAATTTCCAAAAGCGTATGTGGATTGGATAGAGGCTTTGGAGAAAGAAGGAGATCAAGCATCTGTTTTACAAGCTGCTACAGAGGGATTGTCCAAAATTCCGAGTGATTATATCGTTCGGGCAGAAGTGGCACAGAAATTAGCAAAAATCGGCAATGAACGTGATGATGATAAGCTGAGACTGAAAGGTTTTCGAGAAAGTTTTTACTCCAATCCATCCATGGATTATTTGCTTAATCTGTATCTCACGGCTCACAAAGAAGGCTGCTTTGAAGAGATAACCGATGAGGCAGAAAAAAGAATGATTGAACTTGAAAATAAGGAACATCGTGATTTTACTTTTTACAATATAGAAAGACGTAGCTCAACGTTTCGGGAATCGGTGTTTATTCACGTGCAACTGCTCGCCGGCAAGTTTGAAAAGGTTTTTCAAATGTGTGAAGGATGGGACTCTCTCGGCTGGACCTTCGGATCAAATCCTAAACCAGTGATGCTCATTTTTTTAATGGATGTTTTATCCAAAAGGGACGAGCGCTCCAATATAATCAATGAACAATGGAGAGATACCATTGGCCTTCGACCTTATGGCGAGAAGGAATCAGACATGGAAAAGTACATGAAACTCATCGACCGTGTAAAAGAAACCATTGATTTCACAGAAGAACAAGAGCATTTTTATCTGGACTGGTGTAAAAAAGAAACAGGCAATAGAATTGATGCGATCGTCGGCAATCAAAAACGGGGAAGCTATCATAAAGCTGCCAAATTATTAGTTGCAATGGCTGAGACACTAGCAAATAGAGGTACTCTGCAAGATGGAAATGATTTTATAGCAACGTATCGAAGTAAGTATCCAAGGCATTCCTCTTTTAAGAAGGAGCTTACAAGTGCCTTGCAAGTATCGGGATTGTAGGGCAGAGGGGGAGAAATACCGTGAACAGACAGAAATTAAGAAAACGTGTGAATCAATACGGCGGACAGCTTGTATGGGAAAAAGGCTACAGCACCAGCCATTGAAGAGCGTTATGCGACGCATTATGTGCCTCGTGGTAAAAATAAAAAAGGGGAGTGACATGTCATGGCCAAGTTGGGGACGAGCAAAAAACCGGCAATCCTCCGCGTTGCTAAAGAAGAACGGGCAATGGAACTGCACGATTTTTGCGACAGGAATGGTTGGAAAGTGGTCATTGGGATTGAATCGGACAAGCCGGAGGACTTATCCGATCTGAACAGACTAATGGGTGAAAAAAGTGAAAATACAAAAACGATTGTTAAAGAAGAAAAAGTCGGGAGAAATGACCCTAGTTCGTGTGGGAGCGGTAAGAAGTATAAAAAATGTTGCGGTTAATCTAATTATAGAATTGTGAGGCAAAGCTATGATCTATATCAAATCAACACAGAATTATGCAGGCGTTTCCATTTATGGTGATTTCTTTGATTTTGAAGCATTGTATGATGCTCTGCATATAGTCGTCGGTGATGAAGACGAGTTTATTCGTTATGAGCAAGTACGCCTTCGGGTGCTCGCTGTGTGCTATGACATCCGCCACGCCCTTTTGGGAGGCCGCGATATTGCTTTTGTTGAAAATGGGATGGATGAGGGGAAGATGAAGTCTTTTTCAACGATCACTTCTGATAAAAATGTATATTTGTGCGCAAATGTACTGTGGCCGGAAGTCCTGTTTGTCACGATGGCACTGAATGATTTTATCAGTCTCTACGCTCAGAAACTGACGAAGACAAACATTAATTTCCTTATGGATAAAAAATTGATGTGGGATGCCGCGATTGCACAAGTAAAAGGATTTCAAGCAGCCGTTATTAAATGTTTAAAAGAGAACGTTTCTGATGCCGCGTTTCGGCGCACGATAAACTTAATGTCCAAGGATCATACCTGGTTTGGCGGGTATGCAACTCAATATTTGGATTTGCTTAATATCAGATTTCTGGACATGGACGTGGAAAAACGAAAGAAAAATATCACAATCATGGCGAAAAGACTGGCGGAATACGGTCAGGAATATCTGGAAGTCAAAGATGAAGTAGAACGGGCTGCTAGGGAATATGAATGTGCTGTTGAGAATATCAGTCTGGTATTAGATTATCCGGAAGACGTTGACTGGTAGTTGAGCCAATTACGAATCTCCACGCCTAGGATGAACGAAGTCTCCACTCTTCCCGCCGGTTTTTTCAACAAGCAAAGTTTCTTTAATGACCATTGATTTATCGACCGCTTTACACATATCATAAAAGGTGAGCGCGGCAGCAGTAACGGCGGTTAACGCTTCCATTTCGACGCCGGTGTTGCTTTTTACCGTCACGGTCGCGTGGATGATCAATTCATACTCGCCATCTGCTACTTCATATGAAAAGGATAAATCAGTCCCTTGAAGCGGGATCGGGTGGCACATGGGAATCCAGTCGGGGGTTTTTTTTGCACCCATAATCCCGGCGATTTGCGCGGCTTGTAATGGGTCTCCTTTTTTAAGGTCTTCGCGTTCAATTGCCCGGTATAATTCTTCGGTCAACAAAATACGGCTTTCGGCCGTGGCGGTACGGGTCGACTCTTGTTTTTGGGAGATGTCGACCATTTTCGTGCGACCTTCTTCATTATAATGGGAAAACTCGCTCACGGTTCATGCCTCCAGTCTTCGGGTCGGTTAATGTTGATGAACGCCGGGTGGTTGGCCGGGAACATTAATTGATGGGTTTTAACGTTATCATATAAAGCTTTCATGCTGCTTTCTTTTTTCACCAGTTCCCTTAACTCTGGTAAACAACGCATGTGGTAAGCGGCGTGTAACGGTTGAAAGCGCGCGTCGGTCGTTGGCAGGATGATATCAGAATTGGGGTGTTGTTTTGCTGCTTGAAGAATGTTTCTGACTGTGTCCCCATCGACAAAAGGAACATCCCCGGGTAAGGTTTGTATCCATTCGAAGCGCTCTTCTGATAATTTTTCCATTGCTTTATGTAATGCACGCAACGGACCTCCGTGGGGGTGTTCCTCGATGATAACCGGATGATTTTCAAAAACGGGTGCCAGCTCCCGATTGGTTATGATGTAGACCGATGGGATTCCGGCGTTTTGCATCGCGGCAAGGCTTTGTTGATAAAGAGGCTTGCCATGAAATGACTCAAAAAGTTTTTGCTTGCCATACCTGGAGGATCGCCCGCCGGCGAGTACGAGACCGGCAACGTTCATTTGCGCAGCTCTCCAACGATATGAGGGAGCACCGGTAAAATTAAGTCAGTCATGGCGAGACGAACGGCATTCGATGATCCGGGAAGCGCAAATAGAGCAGTTTGGCCAATAGTGCCCGCAAGCGCGCGGCTAAGCATCGCTTTCGCTCCAATTTCCTCATAGCTTTTCATTCGAAACAGTTCCCCAAACCCATCGATTTCTTTATCAATCATCCCGTAAACGATCTTGTAAGTAACATCTTTGGCGCTAATCCCAGTCCCACCGTTCGTGATGATGGCGTTAAGCGAAGTCTGAGTCGTCCATCTATGGAGCACGGATTGAATGGTCGGTTTGTCATCCTGAATCACTTGATACTCACTCACTTTGTGCCCATCTTTATCCAGAAGAGAGCGAATCAACGCACCGCTCTTGTCTTCATCCTTCGTGCGCGTGTCCGACATTGTTAGTATTCCAACATGAACCGAAGAAACGTCGTGTTCGTGATGCATTCTTTTCCAACCTCCCGACGGCTGTGTTAGAATTAATATAATATCATTATTCTAACACCTTCGCATGTCAACACCAAGGAAGGAGGCCTCCGATGACTACAGGCGTTCATGACCAATTGTCGCGTCCCCTTCAGGATTTACGGATTTCGATTATGGATCGTTGTAACTTTCGTTGTACGTATTGTATGCCGAAGGAAATCTTTGGCGATGATCACGTGTTTTTACCGGAAGAAGCGCTTCTTTCGTTTGACGAGATTACCCGGGCGGCGGAGCAATTTGCCGCGCTTGGGGTGAAAAAAATAAGGCTCACGGGTGGAGAGCCGTTGCTTCGTAAAGATGTTCCGGAGCTGATCGCCTCGCTCCGCACAATTGAAGGCATTGAAGATATCGCTCTCACGACGAACGCGGTCATGTTGCCGAAACAGGCGAAACCGTTGTATGAAGCGGGGCTTGAGCGCGTGAACGTGAGCTTGGATGCGCTTGATACCGAAGTGTTCCAGGAGATGAGCGGACGTAAAACGAGTCCGAATGCCGTTTTGCGTGGGATAGATGCTGCTATCGAAGCCGGTCTTGGCGTGAAAGTAAATATGGTCGTCCGCAAAGGGGTCAATGACGAGGAAGTGATCCCGATGGCGCGTTATTGTAAAGAAAAAGGGTTGACGCTGCGTTTTATCGAATTCATGGATGTGGGCCAGACGAACGGTTGGGATTTTTCCCAAGTCGTCTCGAAAAAAGAACTCCATGAACGCGTGTCGCAAATTGCCCCTCTGGAAGCCCTGGAACGCAACTATTTCGGTGAAGTGGCCTCCCGTTATAAATACCGGGATTCCGATGTGGAAATTGGGTTCATTTCTTCGGTGACGGAAACGTTCTGCGGTTCGTGTACCCGAGCGCGTCTATCAGCTGATGGCAAGTTGTTCACTTGTTTATTTTCCGAAAAGGGTTCGGATCTGCGTACGATTATAAGAGACGGCGCGACCGATGGGCAGATACGGGAGTGGATACGCGCGGTGTGGGAAAAGCGAGAGGACCGTTATTCTGAATTGCGGACGGAAGAATCGGCACGGAATCGCAAGAAAATCGAAATGTCTTATATAGGTGGATAAGCATATGGATCGTTATTCCAGACAAACATTGTTCAAGCCGATGGGGGTCGAGGGACAACGCCGATTGGCGAAAGCCCATGTGCTGATTGTCGGTGCGGGCGCGTTGGGAAGCGCCAATGCCGAAATGCTGACGAGGGCGGGCATTGGCACGCTTACAGTGATTGACCGTGACTATGTGGAGTTCAGCAACTTGCATCGTCAGCAATTGTACACGGAAGCCGATGCCGTGGATCAGTTGCCGAAAGCGGTAGCGGCGAAAGCCCATTTACTAGCCATCAATGGGGATACGGACGTGCAGGCGCATATTATGGACGCGAGCGCGTCCAATCTTGAACCGTTGCTGGAGACGGTAGACCTCATGATTGACGGCACGGATAATTTTGATATCCGCTTCATTATGAATGATTTGGCGGCCAAGTATGAGATCCCGTGGTTGTTCGGCGCGTTTGCCGGCAGTTACGGGATGGCGTATATGGTAAGGCCTTGGGACGGGCCATGCCTGAATTGTTTGTTGGCGTCGATTCCGTCTTCGGTTATGACTTGTGAAAGTGACGGCGTTATCGCACCCGTTGTCCAACAAACAGCGCTTTTACAGCTGGTGGAAGCGATGAAGTGGCTGACGGGGAACCGTGCTTCGGTGGAGGAGCGCCTTGTTTTTTACGATGTGTGGCGCGGTGAGCAGCAACGGATAGGTGTGAGCCGTGTGAAGGACGCCACGTGCCCGACATGTGGCGAATCCCCCGTTTACCCATACTTATCGTCAGCTGAAGATGCCAAAACTGCGGTGCTTTGCGGGCGGGACACGGTACAAATCCGTCCGGAACAAAAGCGAACCTTTGATTTGACAAACTTGGAAACGAAGTTGCAAGCATATGGAAAAA belongs to Salicibibacter cibi and includes:
- a CDS encoding DUF6904 family protein, giving the protein MIYIKSTQNYAGVSIYGDFFDFEALYDALHIVVGDEDEFIRYEQVRLRVLAVCYDIRHALLGGRDIAFVENGMDEGKMKSFSTITSDKNVYLCANVLWPEVLFVTMALNDFISLYAQKLTKTNINFLMDKKLMWDAAIAQVKGFQAAVIKCLKENVSDAAFRRTINLMSKDHTWFGGYATQYLDLLNIRFLDMDVEKRKKNITIMAKRLAEYGQEYLEVKDEVERAAREYECAVENISLVLDYPEDVDW
- the mobA gene encoding molybdenum cofactor guanylyltransferase: MNVAGLVLAGGRSSRYGKQKLFESFHGKPLYQQSLAAMQNAGIPSVYIITNRELAPVFENHPVIIEEHPHGGPLRALHKAMEKLSEERFEWIQTLPGDVPFVDGDTVRNILQAAKQHPNSDIILPTTDARFQPLHAAYHMRCLPELRELVKKESSMKALYDNVKTHQLMFPANHPAFININRPEDWRHEP
- a CDS encoding MogA/MoaB family molybdenum cofactor biosynthesis protein — encoded protein: MHHEHDVSSVHVGILTMSDTRTKDEDKSGALIRSLLDKDGHKVSEYQVIQDDKPTIQSVLHRWTTQTSLNAIITNGGTGISAKDVTYKIVYGMIDKEIDGFGELFRMKSYEEIGAKAMLSRALAGTIGQTALFALPGSSNAVRLAMTDLILPVLPHIVGELRK
- a CDS encoding DEAD/DEAH box helicase: MIAIQPYLFQLNKELLELNALEMDERLLTFFRAISPDTDAKKQTYLFINDNDAEREFTIHWDDQTIQGRGIKGFFNHYDSHYLLIEQMDQEKIKITMPPAPSWEPINQYDLPLETKERTHEVLDALSNFEQSDDKWFDLYKIAQQFKSDSNNDQDSLISLPHLRDLEIFEYQTNTVKSVMNRFKGRALLCDEVGLGKTIEAGIAMQEYIMRGLANKILILCPPSLVQQWEDEMKRKFNQDFIRADSPAFKKQGDKAWAEFPKVIASLATAKRKNHRSAITNVQYDLVIVDEAHHLKNRNTLAWQFINEIYKKYIFLLTATPVQNNLEELYNLITLLKPGQLKTYRYFKKQFVEDNQGMEAKNVDQLKRLLSDVMIRNKRNNVDVQFTKRKAQTTTVSLSADEQKVYDELSTFIRRKYNDEKPSMSRFQLKTLQEQMGSSFYTLVQSLSNQVSNEKLNDIDRQNLKAIYEQARVITEKDATENAKVRELISLLSQTKEKVLVFTKYKKTQQLLASVLKDHDFAVAEFHGGLKRKEKEEQVNFFRDRAQVLVSTEVGGEGRNLQFCNTMINYDLPWNPMAIEQRIGRIHRIGQQRDVYVYNLVAENTLEHYILHILDRKVNMFELVVGEVDMILGDIEAKEDFSDIVMNTWVDAEDQDTMEREMDAIGEQMLQNKEQLNKIKKLDKHLF
- the moaC gene encoding cyclic pyranopterin monophosphate synthase MoaC gives rise to the protein MSEFSHYNEEGRTKMVDISQKQESTRTATAESRILLTEELYRAIEREDLKKGDPLQAAQIAGIMGAKKTPDWIPMCHPIPLQGTDLSFSYEVADGEYELIIHATVTVKSNTGVEMEALTAVTAAALTFYDMCKAVDKSMVIKETLLVEKTGGKSGDFVHPRRGDS
- a CDS encoding PBPRA1643 family SWIM/SEC-C metal-binding motif protein, which encodes MAKLGTSKKPAILRVAKEERAMELHDFCDRNGWKVVIGIESDKPEDLSDLNRLMGEKSENTKTIVKEEKVGRNDPSSCGSGKKYKKCCG
- a CDS encoding ThiF family adenylyltransferase; amino-acid sequence: MDRYSRQTLFKPMGVEGQRRLAKAHVLIVGAGALGSANAEMLTRAGIGTLTVIDRDYVEFSNLHRQQLYTEADAVDQLPKAVAAKAHLLAINGDTDVQAHIMDASASNLEPLLETVDLMIDGTDNFDIRFIMNDLAAKYEIPWLFGAFAGSYGMAYMVRPWDGPCLNCLLASIPSSVMTCESDGVIAPVVQQTALLQLVEAMKWLTGNRASVEERLVFYDVWRGEQQRIGVSRVKDATCPTCGESPVYPYLSSAEDAKTAVLCGRDTVQIRPEQKRTFDLTNLETKLQAYGKTKRNPYLLSCVMGEHRLAVFQDGRVLVHGTKNIDHARELYETYVL
- the moaA gene encoding GTP 3',8-cyclase MoaA → MTTGVHDQLSRPLQDLRISIMDRCNFRCTYCMPKEIFGDDHVFLPEEALLSFDEITRAAEQFAALGVKKIRLTGGEPLLRKDVPELIASLRTIEGIEDIALTTNAVMLPKQAKPLYEAGLERVNVSLDALDTEVFQEMSGRKTSPNAVLRGIDAAIEAGLGVKVNMVVRKGVNDEEVIPMARYCKEKGLTLRFIEFMDVGQTNGWDFSQVVSKKELHERVSQIAPLEALERNYFGEVASRYKYRDSDVEIGFISSVTETFCGSCTRARLSADGKLFTCLFSEKGSDLRTIIRDGATDGQIREWIRAVWEKREDRYSELRTEESARNRKKIEMSYIGG